Proteins found in one Triticum urartu cultivar G1812 chromosome 4, Tu2.1, whole genome shotgun sequence genomic segment:
- the LOC125552012 gene encoding protein PMR5-like, translating to MLLLCKSSVLTVLLLHALSLSASALAVGLARRHRRDVLPGPKGCDVFSGSWVRDDGSAAEAAYTGYKCPVIDAEFNCQLYGRPDSDYLRYRWKPASCELPRFDGADFLTRMKGKTVMFVGDSLGRNQWESLVCLLHAAAPQSPSQLVSADPLHTYKFMEYELVVSFYRAPYLVDIDVVQGKRVLMLDDIAENAQAWRGADVLSFNSGHWWTHTGALQGWDYMGEGGRYSEDMDRMVAFQRGMTTWANWVDLNVDPAKTRVFFQSMSPTHYSSKEWPNPVSKNCYGETVPLTGLNSTAQPMGQEQVTKTVLQGMKSPVRLLDITALSALRKDAHPSVYSGDFSPAQRGNPAGSADCSHWCLPGLPDTWNQLFYTLLFYQ from the exons ATGCTGCTCTTGTGCAAGAGCTCCGTGCTCACCGTCCTGCTCCTCCACGCTCTCTCGCTGTCCGCCTCGGCGCTCGCCGTCGGGCTCGCGCGGCGCCACCGGCGCGACGTCCTGCCCGGCCCCAAGGGCTGCGACGTCTTCAGCGGCAGCTGGGTCCGCGACGACGGCTCCGCGGCGGAGGCAGCCTACACCGGGTACAAGTGCCCGGTCATAGACGCGGAGTTCAACTGCCAGCTCTACGGCCGCCCGGACTCCGACTACCTCCGGTACCGCTGGAAGCCGGCCAGCTGCGAGCTACCCAG GTTTGACGGCGCGGACTTTTTGACGCGGATGAAGGGGAAGACGGTGATGTTCGTGGGGGACTCGCTGGGCCGTAACCAGTGGGAGTCGCTCGTCTGCCTGCTGCACGCCGCCGCGCCGCAGTCGCCGTCGCAGCTCGTCTCCGCCGACCCTCTCCACACCTACAAGTTCATG GAGTACGAGCTGGTGGTGTCTTTCTACCGCGCGCCGTACCTGGTGGACATCGACGTGGTGCAGGGGAAACGGGTCCTGATGCTGGACGACATCGCCGAGAACGCCCAGGCGTGGCGCGGCGCCGACGTGCTCTCCTTCAACTCCGGCCACTGGTGGACGCACACCGGCGCGCTCCAGGG GTGGGATTACATGGGGGAGGGCGGGCGGTACTCGGAGGACATGGATCGGATGGTGGCGTTCCAGCGCGGGATGACCACATGGGCCAACTGGGTGGACCTCAACGTCGACCCGGCCAAGACCCGTGTCTTCTTCCAGTCCATGTCGCCCACCCACTACAG CTCCAAGGAGTGGCCCAACCCGGTGTCCAAGAACTGCTACGGGGAGACGGTCCCATTGACTGGGCTCAACTCCACGGCGCAGCCGATGGGCCAGGAGCAGGTGACGAAAACGGTGCTGCAGGGCATGAAAAGCCCGGTCCGTTTGCTCGACATCACGGCGCTGTCGGCGCTGCGGAAGGACGCGCACCCGTCGGTTTACAGCGGAGACTTCTCGCCGGCGCAGCGCGGCAACCCGGCCGGCTCCGCCGACTGCAGCCACTGGTGCCTCCCGGGCCTACCGGACACCTGGAACCAGCTCTTCTACACCTTGCTCTTCTACCAATAG